In the genome of Neofelis nebulosa isolate mNeoNeb1 chromosome 6, mNeoNeb1.pri, whole genome shotgun sequence, one region contains:
- the LOC131514353 gene encoding uncharacterized LOC128092246 homolog isoform X2, whose product MYLGDSHVLLNTLCWCCHRKIWLHSGEACCLCRTAPPRP is encoded by the coding sequence atgtatttgggAGATAGTCACGTTCTGTTGAATACCTTGTGCTGGTGCTGCCATCGAAAAATCTGGTTACACTCCGGGGAGGCCTGCTGCCTCTGCAGGACTGCACCGCCTCGGCCCTGA